A genomic region of Rhipicephalus sanguineus isolate Rsan-2018 chromosome 3, BIME_Rsan_1.4, whole genome shotgun sequence contains the following coding sequences:
- the LOC125757847 gene encoding uncharacterized protein LOC125757847, with the protein MGHRISKETMNPRTGLTPTENRLLKKTWRSLCDNNRDYGVLILQGFFAKQPDAIHLFQHFRGKPAKSLPTDMSFRIHACAVGYQLTSMVENCDDVELLEALIRKNAQVHKPHLGVTPMHFRIMTKAIMDVLHAKVSKLMTPDAVVAWEKLFTFIVTVTAIVFESSKVASNAKKKSEDNISNASASSKMLNSQKSSSASAGSSSIGHSRSSTSRSSLNKSRASVTAIVPYVDPSGNGPQHEATRAPSTAVKAQRSKISLKEQLKAKGKKVDT; encoded by the exons ATGGGCCACCGCATCTCGAAGGAAACAATGAACCCACGCACGGGCCTGACTCCGACAGAGAATCGGCTGCTGAAAAAGACCTGGCGGAGCCTCTGCGACAACAACCGCGACTACGGCGTGCTCATCTTGCAGGGGTTCTTCGCCAAGCAGCCGGACGCCATACACCTGTTCCAACACTTCCGCGGCAAACCCGCCAAGTCGCTGCCCACGGACATGTCCTTCAGGATACACGCGTGCGCCGTCGGCTACCAGCTCACCTCCATGGTCGAGAACTGCGACGACGTCGAGCTGCTGGAGGCACTCATCCGCAAGAACGCTCAGGTGCACAAGCCTCACCTGGGCGTCACACCGATGCACTTCCGCATAATGACCAAAGCCATCATGGATGTGTTGCATGCCAAGGTCAGCAAGCTCATGACGCCTGACGCTGTCGTAGCGTGGGAGAAGCTGTTCACC TTCATCGTCACCGTGACCGCCATCGTTTTTGAGAGTTCGAAAGTGGCTTCcaacgcaaaaaagaaaagcgaagacAACATCAGCAATGCCAGCGCTTCTTCCAAGATGTTGAATTCGCAAAAATCATCGTCGGCTTCCGCGGGCTCCTCCTCTATCGGACATAGTCGGAGTAGTACCTCCAGGTCTTCTCTGAACAAGTCACGGGCGTCCGTAACAGCCATCGTGCCATACGTAGATCCCTCCGGAAACGGCCCACAACACGAAGCGACAAGAGCCCCATCAACCGCGGTAAAGGCCCAGAGGTCTAAGATCTCGTTGAAGGAACAGCTCAAGGCCAAGGGCAAAAAAGTTGACACCTAA